The sequence below is a genomic window from Anaerocolumna chitinilytica.
ATTACACAATATATGTTAAAACAGTTAAAGGCCAGATTCCTGCAGGATGGTATTAAGCTTCGTATTCTTTATTACGGAGAAGATAAAAGCTTTCAGACAGAAGCAGGTGAAAACTTAGGAATGTTATCAAAAAAAGAGCTGCTTTCTCTTTACCGAAAGGCTGATTTTGGAATGGTAGCATCTATGAGTAATGTCTCACTTGTACCCTATGAGATGTTAGCAACGGGATTGCCATTAATAGAGTTTGAAGACGGAACCTTTCCTTATTTCTTCCCGGAAGGCAGCGCCATACTTACTTCTCTGGATTATGAGGACTTATACCGGAAGATGAAAATGTCCATTCAGAATCCTGATATACTTAAGAAGAGGGATGAAACCGCCAGAGAATATCTGGGTACCCTAAGCTGGGCAAAGACCGCAAAGCAGTTTGATGACATTATCAGCCATGCAGCTAAAAACGAGACTACATTATGAGAGAACGGTTAAAACGCTTAGCTCCTAGCTGGGCATTAAAACTATACCAAAGGTTAAGATTTATCCTAATAACATTCCTTTTCCAGATATTTCGGATAGCCTCTATTAAACCCTTTAGAGTTGTATTATGCAACGTATGGGGTTTCGGAGACAATGCCAAATATGTGACGGAAGAACTGACAAGGAGAAATCTAAAACAATTAGAAATAATATTTATAACCAATCATCCGGAAGCAGCCGGAGAGGTAAAAGGTGTAAAACTATATAAAAGCAACACCATAAAGGCTGTCTATGCCCTTGCTACTGCCAGAGTATGGGTGGATAACAACAGGAAAGAAAGCTATATACGAAAAAGAAAAGGTCAGTATTATATCCAGACCTGGCATGGCGGAATTGCTTTAAAGAAGATTGAGAAAGATTACGGGGAACACCTTGGCAGAGCTTATGTTAAGAATGCGAAAAGGGATTCTGCCATGACAGACCTTTATATCTCAAATAGTGATTTTTGTACCAGAATGTATAAGAAAAGTTTCTGGTATAAAGGTGAGATCTTAGAGTGCGGAAGCCCAAGGAATGATATCCTGATACAGCCTAAAAAAGAAATTAACGAACAGGTAAGAAAAGCACTTGGTATTAATGAAGATATGAAAATTGCTCTTTATGCTCCCACCTACAGGGAGGGAAAGGGGAATACACAAGTATATAACTTGGATTATGAGAAGCTTTTACAGGAATTGTCTAAGAAGTTCGGCGGTGAATGGATAGTGGCAGTCAGGTTACATCCTCTGGTATCAGCACAAAGCGATGCTATGGGTTTTAGCAAGCGAGTGATTAATATGACTCATTACAGGGATATTTATGAGCTGATGTCCGTCAGTGATGTGTTGATTACAGATTACTCTAATATTATGTTTGAATTTTCTTTTCACTATAAGCCGGTTTTCTTATATGCGGCTGACAGGAAGGAATATGATACGGACAGAGGATTTTATTTTGATTACGCTTCATTACCGTATTATAAGGCAGGCAATATGGAGGAATTAATAGCTGGCATTAAAGATTTTAACAAAACCTCCTATGAAGCATCTGTAAAGGAATTCTTTGAAGGATTGGTTCTATATGAGAAAGGGCAGGCTTCAAGGACAGTGGCAGATAAGATAATTGAAGTTATTAGAACACGCTGAGAATTAGGGAATAAGAATTTAATGAGTATCTTTAGATTAAAACTTAGATTGCAGAATTAGATTGCAGAACGTCAAGCATAGGCATTTAGATATATAACAAACAAGGAGCCTGGATAACTCGTATATAAGAGTGTCCAGGCTCCTTGTTACTATCAATTTATAGATCGTAAATACAATTCTAATCAGTTTAATTATTATCCGTTATTTCCTTTAGCTTAGCACTGATTTCCTTCACTTTTTCTGTCGGAGCGTAGTCCGTTGTTCCATATAGGAATTGATGCAGCTTTGTAACATTTGCGGTCAGGTCCACCGGAAATACATAGGATACCCTGTGATAGGTAAAAGCTCTTTTCTCATAAGGAAAACCAGTCTGATCCGTAATATTATAGGAAAGTATATCTTTTGCAAGAGATAGCATTTCTACCGAATCGATATTGGTATAAATCTTAGGAAGTATCTCATTTAAGATAGAGTTAAGGGTTTTAATATCTGCTTTTTTGGCTTTTTCAAAGATTTTCTGAATAACGATACGCTGTCTTTCCGCTCTCTTAAAATCATCGCCTTTGGTATAGCGGATTCTGGCATAAGCAGTAGCATGGGTTCCATTAACAACCTGGGTGCCGGCATGTTTTAATTTGCCTACCTTTGTTCC
It includes:
- a CDS encoding CDP-glycerol glycerophosphotransferase family protein, whose translation is MRERLKRLAPSWALKLYQRLRFILITFLFQIFRIASIKPFRVVLCNVWGFGDNAKYVTEELTRRNLKQLEIIFITNHPEAAGEVKGVKLYKSNTIKAVYALATARVWVDNNRKESYIRKRKGQYYIQTWHGGIALKKIEKDYGEHLGRAYVKNAKRDSAMTDLYISNSDFCTRMYKKSFWYKGEILECGSPRNDILIQPKKEINEQVRKALGINEDMKIALYAPTYREGKGNTQVYNLDYEKLLQELSKKFGGEWIVAVRLHPLVSAQSDAMGFSKRVINMTHYRDIYELMSVSDVLITDYSNIMFEFSFHYKPVFLYAADRKEYDTDRGFYFDYASLPYYKAGNMEELIAGIKDFNKTSYEASVKEFFEGLVLYEKGQASRTVADKIIEVIRTR